One segment of Spiroplasma kunkelii CR2-3x DNA contains the following:
- the ligA gene encoding NAD-dependent DNA ligase LigA, translating into MTFEQAKKRSLVLKEQLEQWNYEYYVNDNPSVSDQEYDRAMQELIAIEQRYSELITIDSPTQRVYGQVSEKFNKYIHTSPMLSLGNAFNYDDLIHFDEQIKELTGLPEVEYTCELKIDGLSISLVYDNHLLLMGATRGDGITGEDVTINIKQIKSIPLRIVQPTLTVRGEVYLSVEEFKKINEERAKNGESEFANPRNVAAGTLRQLDSTIVAKRKLNAFLYYYVNALQDGIQSQYEALQRLEQLKFKTNSEYRYCSNIAAVWAYIQEYEPKRHQLGYEIDGIVIKVNNLNLYNRIGYTAKNPKWAIAYKFPAEVVVTKLLNIFPSVGRTGRITYNAVLEPVRIAGTIVRAATLHNADFITERDIRIGDNVQVKKAGDIIPEVINYVAACRPKNTQKWHEATHCPECNSLLERVEGEVDQYCINSVCPKKITRALEHYCSRNAMNIEGVSEKIIERLFKLGYLKSFSDLYQLEQYRAEIIELENFGEKSFENMIASINNSKNNSLERLLFALGIRHVGQKTAKLLARQFKTISNLAAMNIEQLSIINDIGPIVAASVVDYFAIPDNQQELNLLRQKGVKIEYYATNQHLAQKFENYRFVITGVLSKPREYFKELIESYGGQISESVSAKTTYLLAGADAGNKLVKAQKLNVKIINEEEFQQLLNKEG; encoded by the coding sequence ATGACTTTTGAACAAGCAAAAAAACGTAGTTTAGTATTAAAAGAGCAGTTAGAACAATGAAATTATGAATATTATGTGAATGATAACCCTAGTGTCAGTGATCAAGAATATGATCGAGCAATGCAAGAATTAATTGCAATTGAACAACGATATAGTGAATTAATTACAATTGATTCTCCAACGCAACGTGTTTATGGTCAAGTTAGCGAAAAGTTTAATAAATATATTCATACAAGTCCAATGTTAAGTTTGGGAAACGCATTTAATTATGATGATTTAATTCATTTTGATGAACAAATTAAAGAATTGACTGGTTTGCCAGAGGTTGAATATACTTGTGAATTAAAAATTGATGGATTATCAATTTCATTAGTTTATGATAATCATCTTTTATTGATGGGGGCAACTCGTGGAGATGGTATTACTGGTGAAGATGTTACTATTAATATTAAACAAATTAAATCAATTCCGCTTCGAATTGTCCAACCAACTTTAACTGTTCGAGGTGAAGTTTATTTATCAGTTGAAGAATTTAAGAAGATAAATGAGGAACGTGCAAAAAATGGCGAATCTGAATTTGCTAATCCTCGAAATGTAGCAGCAGGAACTTTGAGGCAATTAGATTCAACAATTGTTGCAAAACGAAAGTTAAATGCATTTTTATATTATTATGTTAATGCTTTGCAGGATGGAATTCAATCACAGTATGAAGCGTTACAAAGATTAGAACAATTAAAATTTAAAACAAATTCTGAGTATCGTTATTGTTCAAATATTGCGGCAGTGTGAGCATATATTCAAGAGTATGAACCAAAACGTCATCAATTAGGTTATGAAATTGATGGAATTGTGATTAAAGTTAATAACTTAAATTTATATAATCGCATAGGTTATACTGCTAAAAATCCAAAATGAGCAATAGCTTATAAATTTCCAGCAGAAGTTGTGGTTACAAAATTGCTTAATATTTTTCCTTCTGTTGGAAGAACAGGACGTATTACTTATAATGCTGTTCTTGAGCCAGTTCGTATTGCAGGAACAATTGTACGAGCAGCAACATTACATAATGCTGATTTTATTACTGAGCGTGATATTCGGATTGGTGATAATGTTCAAGTTAAAAAAGCGGGGGATATTATTCCGGAAGTGATTAATTATGTTGCAGCTTGTCGCCCAAAAAATACTCAAAAATGACATGAGGCAACACATTGTCCAGAATGTAATTCTTTATTAGAACGTGTTGAAGGTGAGGTTGACCAGTATTGTATTAATTCTGTTTGTCCTAAAAAAATTACTCGGGCGTTAGAACATTATTGTTCACGAAATGCGATGAATATTGAAGGAGTTAGTGAAAAAATTATTGAACGATTATTTAAATTAGGATATTTAAAAAGTTTTAGTGATTTATATCAATTAGAGCAATACCGAGCGGAAATTATTGAATTAGAAAATTTTGGTGAAAAATCATTTGAAAATATGATTGCTTCAATTAATAATTCAAAAAATAATTCCTTAGAGCGACTATTGTTTGCATTAGGAATTCGACATGTTGGTCAAAAAACAGCAAAATTATTAGCACGACAATTTAAAACAATTTCTAATTTAGCCGCCATGAATATTGAACAATTATCAATTATTAATGATATTGGTCCAATTGTAGCAGCTAGTGTTGTTGATTATTTTGCAATTCCAGATAATCAACAAGAACTTAACTTACTACGCCAAAAAGGGGTTAAAATTGAGTATTATGCTACTAATCAGCATTTAGCACAGAAGTTTGAAAATTATCGGTTTGTGATTACCGGAGTTTTGTCAAAACCACGAGAATATTTTAAAGAGTTAATTGAAAGTTATGGTGGGCAAATTTCTGAAAGTGTTAGTGCAAAAACCACTTATTTATTGGCGGGGGCTGATGCTGGTAATAAATTAGTAAAAGCACAAAAATTAAATGTTAAAATTATTAATGAAGAAGAATTTCAACAATTATTAAATAAGGAGGGATAA
- the ptsP gene encoding phosphoenolpyruvate--protein phosphotransferase has product MSKKLHGIGASNGIAIAKVFKLEEPKYEISNNTVSDSVKEIKILEAAMQKANTDIEKLQKIALDKLGAEKAAIFEAHKEILCDPAMIDEAKNIVKSNNNNVAYAIHTVAQKFITMFASMDDPYFKERAADVKDVTDRLIKYILNVPVLDLATISEEVIIVAEDLTPSQTAQLNPKFVKGFSCDIGGRTSHAAIMARSLEIPAVLGLKEITKQANHHEIIMINGTTGEVILNPTSVEIKTWTTEKEKFLQLQQELLAFKDKPTVSKDGYQKFFLEGNIGAPKDVQGVLDNGGEGIGLFRSEFLYMYNDHFPTEDEQYEAYKGVLEGMQGRPVIIRTLDIGGDKKLSYFKFPEEMNPFLGYRAIRLCLDKTDVFRTQLRALLRASVHGKVGIMFPMIATVDEFKTAKKITLEEKAILLKEGHKVADNIEIGMMMEIPAAAMLADQFAKHADFFSIGTNDLIQYTMAADRMSQFVAYLYQPYNPSVLRLIKTIIDGAHKEGKWVGMCGEMAGEEQAIPLLMGMKLDYFSMSATSILNVRHIISKLKVSAMEQLVTEALECQTGDEVLALIKKRTKNALEV; this is encoded by the coding sequence ATGTCAAAAAAACTGCACGGGATAGGTGCCAGCAATGGAATTGCAATTGCCAAAGTTTTTAAATTAGAAGAACCAAAATATGAAATTTCGAATAATACGGTTTCTGATTCGGTAAAAGAAATTAAAATACTAGAAGCAGCAATGCAAAAGGCAAACACAGATATTGAAAAACTACAAAAGATTGCCTTAGACAAATTAGGAGCGGAAAAAGCAGCAATTTTTGAAGCACATAAGGAAATTTTGTGTGATCCAGCAATGATTGATGAAGCAAAAAATATCGTTAAGAGTAATAACAATAATGTAGCATATGCAATTCATACTGTTGCTCAAAAGTTTATTACAATGTTTGCAAGTATGGATGATCCATATTTTAAAGAGCGTGCAGCTGATGTTAAAGATGTAACTGATCGTTTAATTAAGTATATTTTAAATGTTCCGGTCTTAGATTTAGCAACTATTAGTGAAGAAGTTATTATTGTTGCTGAAGATTTAACACCTTCACAAACAGCGCAGTTAAATCCTAAATTTGTGAAAGGATTTAGTTGTGATATAGGGGGGCGTACTAGTCATGCTGCAATTATGGCCCGTAGTCTAGAAATTCCAGCTGTCTTAGGATTAAAAGAAATTACAAAACAAGCAAACCATCATGAAATAATTATGATTAATGGAACAACAGGAGAAGTTATCTTAAATCCAACATCGGTGGAGATTAAAACTTGGACAACAGAAAAAGAAAAATTTTTACAATTGCAACAAGAACTATTAGCATTTAAAGATAAACCAACAGTTTCAAAAGATGGATATCAAAAATTTTTTTTAGAAGGAAATATTGGAGCACCAAAAGATGTTCAAGGTGTTTTGGATAATGGTGGGGAAGGAATTGGATTATTTAGAAGTGAGTTCTTATATATGTATAATGACCATTTCCCAACTGAAGATGAGCAATATGAAGCTTATAAAGGTGTTTTGGAAGGAATGCAAGGGCGCCCAGTGATTATTCGAACATTGGATATTGGTGGTGATAAAAAATTATCATATTTTAAATTTCCAGAAGAAATGAACCCATTTTTAGGATATCGTGCGATTCGCCTTTGTTTAGATAAAACAGATGTTTTTCGAACACAATTACGTGCTTTATTACGTGCTAGTGTGCATGGGAAAGTTGGTATTATGTTTCCAATGATTGCGACAGTTGATGAATTTAAAACTGCAAAAAAAATTACTTTAGAAGAAAAAGCAATTTTACTTAAAGAAGGACATAAAGTTGCAGACAATATTGAAATTGGAATGATGATGGAAATTCCAGCAGCAGCAATGTTAGCTGATCAGTTTGCAAAACACGCTGATTTCTTTTCAATTGGAACTAATGATTTAATTCAATATACAATGGCAGCTGATCGAATGAGCCAATTTGTGGCATATTTATACCAGCCATATAATCCATCTGTTTTACGTTTAATTAAAACAATTATTGATGGTGCCCATAAAGAAGGAAAATGGGTTGGAATGTGTGGTGAAATGGCTGGAGAGGAACAAGCAATTCCGCTTTTAATGGGAATGAAATTAGATTACTTTTCAATGTCTGCCACAAGTATTTTAAATGTGCGTCATATTATTAGCAAATTAAAAGTTTCGGCAATGGAACAATTAGTAACAGAAGCATTAGAATGCCAAACGGGTGATGAAGTTTTGGCTTTAATTAAAAAAAGAACAAAAAATGCTTTAGAAGTCTAA
- a CDS encoding PTS sugar transporter subunit IIA, giving the protein MGLFSKKPKELEIIAPVDGQVIVLDKVEDEIFSQKMLGEGLAIKPSAGNFIAPIAGKLITVFPTGHAYGIKSNNGVKMLLHIGMDTVSLNGKGFDIQVKQDDNVKQGDLLCNVDLAVLKAENVPSLDTPIVFTPETMSGKTINIIKTGNVKQGEIIAVIK; this is encoded by the coding sequence ATGGGATTATTTAGTAAGAAACCAAAAGAACTTGAAATAATTGCCCCTGTAGATGGTCAAGTTATTGTTTTAGATAAAGTTGAAGATGAAATATTTTCACAAAAAATGCTAGGTGAGGGTTTAGCAATTAAACCAAGTGCTGGTAATTTTATTGCTCCAATTGCTGGGAAATTAATTACCGTTTTTCCGACAGGTCATGCTTATGGAATCAAAAGTAATAATGGTGTTAAAATGTTATTACATATCGGAATGGATACAGTTTCATTAAATGGAAAAGGATTCGATATTCAAGTAAAACAAGATGATAATGTTAAACAAGGGGATTTATTATGTAATGTTGATTTAGCAGTTTTAAAAGCTGAAAATGTACCAAGTTTAGATACACCAATTGTTTTTACACCAGAAACAATGAGCGGTAAGACAATTAATATTATTAAAACAGGTAATGTTAAACAAGGAGAAATTATTGCTGTTATTAAATAG